Proteins co-encoded in one Streptococcus ruminicola genomic window:
- a CDS encoding uracil-DNA glycosylase family protein, which yields MDSLEQLVADIMADEQNASYTEQGIKPLFTVPKTARINIVGQAPGIRAQESGLYWNDPSGDNLRKWLGVDRETFYNSGLFAVVPMDFYFPGKGKSGDLAPRKGFADKWHKRTLALAPNIELHILVGSYAQRYYLKQKSSAKLTDTVKHYKDYLPEFFPLVHPSPRNNIWQRKNPWFEEEVIPDLQKRVKAILEK from the coding sequence ATGGATAGCCTTGAACAATTAGTGGCAGATATTATGGCTGATGAGCAAAATGCTTCATACACCGAGCAAGGCATTAAGCCGCTTTTTACCGTTCCAAAAACCGCTCGAATTAATATCGTCGGGCAAGCTCCTGGTATTCGAGCACAAGAATCAGGACTTTATTGGAATGACCCGAGTGGTGATAATTTGCGGAAATGGCTTGGCGTTGACCGTGAGACTTTCTATAATTCAGGACTTTTTGCGGTGGTACCTATGGATTTCTATTTTCCTGGCAAGGGTAAGTCAGGTGATTTAGCTCCACGAAAAGGTTTTGCGGATAAATGGCACAAGCGCACCCTAGCTTTAGCACCCAATATAGAGTTGCATATTTTAGTTGGTTCTTATGCGCAACGCTATTATTTGAAGCAAAAATCCTCAGCTAAGCTTACGGATACCGTCAAACACTATAAAGACTATTTGCCAGAATTTTTCCCATTGGTGCACCCATCGCCACGAAATAACATTTGGCAGCGCAAGAATCCATGGTTTGAAGAAGAAGTCATCCCAGACCTTCAAAAGCGTGTCAAAGCTATTTTAGAAAAATAG
- the mnmE gene encoding tRNA uridine-5-carboxymethylaminomethyl(34) synthesis GTPase MnmE — protein sequence MITKEFDTIAAISTPLGEGAIGIVRLSGTDALAIAKKVYRGKDLSKVDSHTINYGHIVDPDNDEILDEVMVSVMLSPKTFTREDVIEINTHGGVAVTNEILQLVLRHGARLAEPGEFTKRAFLNGRVDLTQAEAVMDIIRAKTDKAMNIAVKQLDGSLSKLINDTRQEILNTLAQVEVNIDYPEYDDVEEMTTALIREKTQEFQSLLENLLATAKRGKILREGLSTAIIGRPNVGKSSLLNNLLREDKAIVTDIEGTTRDVIEEYVNIKGVPLKLVDTAGIRETDDVVEKIGVERSKKALEEADLVLLVLNSSEPLTDQDRALLELSKDSNRIILLNKTDLPEKIEADELPDDVIRISVLKNQNIDLIEERINQLFFDNAGIVEKDATYLSNARHIGLIEKAVQSLQSVNEGLEAGMPVDLLQIDLTRCWEILGEITGEAAPDELITKLFTQFCLGK from the coding sequence ATGATTACAAAAGAATTCGACACAATTGCTGCGATTTCAACACCGCTTGGTGAAGGGGCAATCGGAATTGTCCGACTCTCTGGTACTGACGCGCTAGCTATTGCCAAAAAAGTCTATCGCGGTAAAGACCTAAGCAAAGTCGACTCTCACACTATCAACTATGGTCATATTGTTGATCCTGACAACGATGAAATTCTGGATGAAGTTATGGTATCTGTCATGCTTTCACCAAAGACATTTACCCGTGAAGATGTCATCGAAATCAATACACACGGTGGTGTGGCTGTCACTAACGAGATTTTACAACTTGTCTTACGACATGGTGCTCGTCTTGCTGAACCTGGTGAATTTACCAAACGTGCTTTCTTGAATGGTCGTGTGGACTTGACTCAAGCGGAAGCCGTTATGGATATTATCCGTGCTAAGACTGACAAAGCTATGAATATTGCTGTCAAACAGCTAGATGGTTCGCTTTCAAAACTCATCAACGATACGCGTCAAGAAATCCTTAATACATTGGCTCAAGTTGAGGTAAACATCGATTACCCTGAGTACGACGACGTAGAAGAAATGACAACAGCTCTTATTCGTGAAAAAACACAAGAATTCCAAAGCCTTTTGGAAAATCTCTTGGCTACTGCAAAACGTGGTAAAATCCTTCGTGAAGGTTTGTCAACTGCTATCATTGGTCGTCCAAACGTTGGAAAATCAAGTCTTTTGAACAATCTGCTTCGTGAAGATAAAGCTATCGTTACTGACATCGAAGGAACAACTCGTGACGTGATTGAAGAATACGTCAACATCAAAGGTGTGCCTTTGAAACTAGTCGATACAGCTGGTATCCGTGAAACTGACGACGTGGTTGAAAAAATCGGTGTGGAACGTTCTAAAAAAGCTCTTGAAGAAGCTGATTTGGTCCTTCTTGTCCTTAACAGCTCTGAACCGCTAACTGACCAAGACCGTGCACTTCTTGAACTCAGCAAGGATAGCAACCGTATTATCTTGCTTAACAAAACTGATTTACCAGAAAAAATTGAAGCTGATGAGTTGCCTGATGATGTGATTCGCATTTCAGTTCTTAAAAATCAAAACATTGATTTGATTGAAGAACGCATCAACCAACTCTTCTTTGACAATGCTGGAATCGTTGAAAAAGATGCCACTTACCTTTCAAATGCTCGCCACATCGGTTTGATTGAAAAAGCTGTACAAAGCTTGCAATCAGTCAACGAAGGACTTGAAGCTGGTATGCCAGTTGACCTTCTACAAATTGACTTGACACGTTGTTGGGAAATTCTTGGAGAAATCACTGGTGAAGCTGCACCAGACGAACTCATCACAAAACTCTTCACACAATTCTGTCTTGGAAAATAG